In Rhinolophus sinicus isolate RSC01 linkage group LG18, ASM3656204v1, whole genome shotgun sequence, the sequence CAGTAACTGGTCAAGGAACGACCTAGGAAGAAAGGCACAAGATCTAAACCTCTTCCCTGGAGAATCAATGTTGTTAGATCCCTCTGATGGCTTGAGATGGCCTGACTGAGCTCACCCCAGGGGAAAGGACCCCAAGCTGCCGGCTCCACCTCCCCATGAGGGAGGAGGAGTCTGGGTGGGTACCCCTACCACTGTGCTCCCCAGGAGATTTGGTCCTGGCACTAAAGGGGTGTGCGGGGCTGGAGAGCTTTTCTTACCGGGGGTGGCTGTGGGGGTATGACAGTAAACTGAGGACCAGAAGCCGGGGGAGCTCAGGAGCAGAGGGACCACCTCTTCCCCAGGTGGGAACAGTCACTTCCAGCAGCCACAGTCAGTGGTAATAAAGCCTGGGTCTGCTATGGGGCTGCACGTAAGCCCAGGTTGCCCCTGGGAGGTGTCACTGCATCTGTGCACTGAGGGAAGCCTGGAGCCTTAGAAacacagctggggtggggggagggctgagGGGTTAGGAGGAGCGAGGCCTGCGGTgtgcttccttccccttccctaaCAACCTACAGTTCCTGAGGGGGGACGCGTCCAGGGAACCCAGGAGCACTCGGGTGCTTCTCTCCACACTCCTCCAGTGATCTGGCCTGACGCGCTGCCATCCCTCCCATTCCGGCTGCTCACCTGGCTGCTGTCCTTGGCTGACACGTCGGCCATGTTGTTTCTCCGAGCCTGGTGCATGGTCAGTGCAGCCCGAGTGGCCCCACCAGCCACGCTCACAATGCACTgcgtgggagaggggagagtaaTGGTCCGAGTGGCCACGAGCTGTGGCAACACGGACGCTTCTGTGGGCGAGCCACGCAAACAGCTAAACCAGCTCAAGAAAACCAGGCCTCAGGTGACCCCAGAGCAAAACGCTGGACGCCACCCCTGGTATTTTGTTCTCACCGGCTCTTCTGCTGGGTCCATGACCCCTGCCCTGTTCTAGGAGAAAACTCATGTTCTGCCTGCAATCTGACCCTGTGGACCCAACCCTAAGGACACTCACTTTCTTCCCTCAGGTGGAAGCCCAGAGACCCCCAAGCCCAGAAGTCGCAGCCCTAATGTCCCTTTGGCCGCAGCCTCCCTCCTGCAGCTCCTGGTCCAGTCTGCTTACTGCCCGCCTGCCTGGAACGGACTCCACGCTCCAAGTGCCCCAGCAAAGGCCCATCCATGCCGCCAGGTCAGTTCAAAGCCCACGCTGCTGCCTCACCTCCCAGGACACCTGGTCGCTCACTCTGAGATCCAGGATGGTCAAGCTCATTGGGGACTGTCACTGACCACCTTCATTCATCGCCTACTGATCAAATCTTAGATGTCAGGCACAGATTTAGGCACTGACCACATGGAACCTCCCCAGCCTCGTCTTTATCCTAAGAGCAATGGGCAGGGACGTGACCAGGTCTGATGTCCATTCTTACAAGGACCATGGGCTGCTCCACGAGGACTGAAGAGGAGTGAGAGCGGGAGCTGGAGCCTACATAGGAAGCGACTGTGCTCTTTCAGCATCAAGGAACCGCCAGGTGGCACGGGGACAGAGGATGAATGGACTGGAGAGTCAGGAGGGGAAATAAAAGGATTGAGTGGGGATTTGGCTGAGGTGACAggtgaagggggaggaggagacatCGATGACCGCCAGGCTTTGGGCTGGTGTACTTGAGGAACAGCGGTGCTGGTCACCGAAACGAGAACTCTAGAGAGGGTCGGGttgagggggagagggagggaaaaggatgGAGGTCGTGGCCATTTTATCCCTCACGTGAAGAGACTGAGGCCCCAGGTGGGGTTCGGAGCAGAATTTGAAACGTGGCAGACCTGGGTCCACAGCTACCGCAGTGGTTTTTCCTGGGGCTTCCTGCCCTGCAGGGAAAGGGTGCTCGTGGCACTGAGTGCCCGGGCCAAGGCAGCCGAACATCCTCCTCTGCAAAGACCCGCTGCACGTGAGACAGCGGCAGCGCCCTGTGAGGAACACGGCTTTGATGGGCTTCTGAACGGATGGGCCTGTGCGAGGGTCGTACGTCGCCTTAGGCCTCTTCTCTCTGCACCAGGCACTCACCCTGTGGTGAAGACGGGCCTACGTCTTCACCGAACCTGGTTGGCTTCCACGTCCCCCTGGAGGAGGCCAGCCTGAAGGAACTGTGAGGAAGAGCTCGCAGGTGCCTCGCGTGTCCCCATAGCCTCACCACGTGACCTGTGCTGTCTTGCCGCCAGACCATGACCCATGCAGCTCTTTCTGCTCAGAATAACCTCCCTGCACCTTCAACCCATCCGTCAGGACCCAGAGCCCGGGGAGGACTGCCTGCGTCTCCTCCCTAGGCCAGGCTTCCTGCTGCGCCTCTCGCCCCGAAGCTTCTCATCGGGAATACCTGtagccgggggtggggggggcacatTCTGTGCCAAACACGAggcagacactcagtaaatagcTTACTGAAAGAACGAGAGGAATGCGGGATGCTGAGCACAGAGCACCCTCACGTGCCGTGGCTCTTGGCACTGCCTCAGACTGACTATCTGACACCCGAGGCTGTATGGCTGGAGAAGGAACAGAAGATACTATTGCATCTGAGCAGAAACATCTGAACTTGTTCACTCCTCTGGGTGCAGGCTGAGCCCACACAGCACCAGGCTACCTTGGCCAGGTTGCTGATGCAAATGATCACAGTGAAACCTATCGGGTCCATGGGAGCCATAATCTCCAGGAACATGGCCACGTCGTTGAGGATGTCGGCAAAAAGCCTGTGGGAAGGATCGGAGGTTAGAGGTCAGAGGTGAGGCCTTCCCAATGAAGAGCCCCCTCCTCCAAGGCCCTGCTCACCTCCACTGCTTGGCATTACAGTCCAGCTTGCTCCTGTCGGGGAGGAGAGTCTGGTTTGCAGTTAGATTTAAGGAGAAAACCCCCTGCGGGCAGTCCCGGCCACCCTTAGGCCATGGTACGGTCTGAAGGGCTTAGGAAAACCCGCATCCCAGCCAGACGTCTGCCCCAGCACCCTGTCACTACTGCCTGAAATGTCCCGGTGAGCTGGGAGGACCTTTGATGGCCATTGAGTGTTCTCCCTTTCCTAACCCATGACACACAGACCAAGGGAAAACACTGCCTATGGCTGCTCCCCGTTTTCCTGCTCTCTGCTGACAGATGCTAGCCCTGGCTTCCCCTGCCATCTCCCCTCTTCTTCTCCTGCTTCAAGGGTGCCCAGCAAGCAGTCCACATATTTTGCACTGGTAAACACGACATTTAGTGTAACCCCCTGCATTTCATAGCTAACTACTAAGAGAAAGCATGTGACTGCCCTCGGATCCCGTGGGGAGTGGGGGCTAAGGGCAAGAGCCAGGCGCTGACTTCCAGACCTAGCGTACTCCTGTTACACAGCACGGGACAGCGGCTTCTCCTCCCCGCCCCGTGCAGACACCTTGGGCTGCTTCTCCAAGGCCCCAACGCGGGAGACGTGGCAGCCCCAGTGCAGGGTTAGCCCTGACCCTTCATCTGAACTCTCCTGAAGAAAAGGGGGCACTCCTGGGTGGGGATGGGCCACACAGCAAACAAAGGCGGGCCTGGACACGTGGGCCTGGTCTAGGGCTCTGCCCAATAACGCAGCCTGATACCACGGAAAGACTACAGGCTtcaggttcaaatcccaccttaCTAGTTACAAGCTATGGGATGTGGGTAACTTCCATCGTAGGTTTgcttcacatctgtaaaatgtacacatttaatCCTACTCCACaaagttgttatgagaattagaGACGAGATACAGAGAGCTTATGAGGCAACTGGAAGTGTTAACGGCAGCAAATGTTTACCGAGCACCTATTAGGCGCCATGCAATGTGTGAAGCAATCGCATAAACTACCTCACTTAATGACCACAGTAACTGGCAGATAGAAACCACTCCTGGGGCTGCCCAGCACTGACTCGAGGAGGCAGCAGGCAGCACAGATGCTCAGTCCCTCGGGACCCACAGTGCCAGTGATCGCACGTGGGAAGGATCCTGGTGACCCGCCCAGGCCACGCCTCACTCCCTCAGCAGGGTCTGACGAAGCGCCTGAACCAGCACAGTAGCCTCTGGAGTACTCATTCCTTCCAAGCACTGTCCCTCCAGGCTTCTTTCAACAAGCACACAGAGGACACGTGGTGACAGGCAGCCAGTGGCAAACCAGTGCTCCTGAAGGCACATCTGGTCACAGCAATGGCTGTGGCTTCACTGCCAGAGGACCCGTGGTGAGCCACCTGTACTGGGTCCTGTAATGAAAGACTCCTTGGCTCTAATGATGTAACTGCTGAAAGTCCCCTCCCCTGGAGACTGGACAGAGGGAGGGGGTGCTGACAATACAGCCAGGGCTGACAGGCAGGACCACGGTCTGCGGGGAGTGGCCAGAAGTCTCTGACCGGGAGAGAAACTCACCCCTTCCACCAGGCAAAGACAATGCGGCCCAGCATGCCAGTTGAATCTGGGGAGAGAGGCATTGATGAGGAAGGAAAAGCCTTGGGCCTGTGGGGCCTGGCACCGAAATGGCTGATTTGCATGGGAGCTCTGTCTAGTCCGGTAAGCTCTAGACAGACCAGCGGGATCGAGGGGCCAGACGTACCCAGACTCAGCTCCTCAGTGTGCACCCAGGAGACACGGACCAGAAACAGTCTTGACTACATTGTTCATAAAAGCAAAAGACTAGGGATACTGCAAACGCTCATCGGCGAAAACAATTCGGGtcctttctttcacttaatgtccTAGTAGACAGCTGTGAAAAACCAATGGGCTCACATCAGCACAGATGAATCCTAGTGTCTTACGTGAGAAGTCAGTCATGAAGACTGTCTACAGCCCAATACACTTCTCATAAAGCTCTAAAACTACGCAAACTAAACTAAGCAGTGCAGTGTTTCCgtgtatatgtatctatatggCAACAGCTGTGACACCGAGGGCAGTGGGGGGCCATGGTGCTGCTGATGTGAGACACGTGGTAGTTTCCCTTCCGTGCCCCACTCTGCAGGGCCACGGTACCAAACCGTACCTTTATTTATTAGTGGCTTTTCAAAAAGCGGTACATGCTAAACAAACAGTTACTAGAGTTACTATGCATAGCACCACCTAAAATGCCTTTGACTCTTCCCAGAACCTTCTCTCTCCTACTCGGGAGACCAACTACGATTTATTCCCCCCTAGTACTAACTAATTTCCCAAACCCAGGCGGCTGGCACTTTGATTCAGTAATAGCACTCGTAGGCAGTTCTCCACAGAGACCAGGGTAAAGGGAGGGAACGGCTAGCTTAGGGGATCTGGGCTCCAGATGACTTAGGGACTCTGAACAGTATGGCTGTGGCTGCAAGGGGGTGGCGTGGGAGGAGGGCATTCCGGCATGGGGAGGCCGATTAACATTGGATGAAGCCAATAAAAAGGTCAGATTTACTCAACcgaattttgttttttcattaacaGGGTacaaggcactgttctaggcactggggagacGTGGCCCGCAGATCCAATCAGGCGTCGTCTGTAAATATACACATCACTGTCCAGAACACGGGGCGAGGGGTAAAGGAGAGGCTGGGCTTCTTAGGAGGAGCAAAAGGAGGAGACCAGAGAGATGGCAGGGCTGGGAGTAGTGGCGACAGATCGGGCTCCTGGGGCCCAGCTTACCTTTCACCAGCCAGGTGGCTGTGGCCGCTGAAACGGAGGCTTGAGCGTTCCCCACCCCGATGCCCAGGAGGACCGCGTGAGTGGCCAGGGAGCCGGAGAGGCTGGAGGCAAAGGCCTGGAGAAGAAGAGCGGTCGGGTGAGGAGCGGGCGCGGGAGCGCGGAGGTCTAAGCCTGCCATCGGCTCTCCTGGTGTGTGACCTGGGACTCGTCCCGTCTGCGGGCGGGGGGACAGGTGGCCCGCCCGCCCCGGCGGACGCCGCCCCGCTGACCTGCACGGAATCCCACAGCTGGTAGGGCAGGTAGTCCGGGCTGACGCTCTCCGGGAAGCCCTGGGGCAGGAAGACGGCCAGCAGCCGGGAGGCCAGCGGAGAGGCGGGCCCCGGTGCACCCCCTGCGCCCCCATCGCGCCCTTCGGGCTTCACTTTAAAGGCCTCGGAGAGCCCGCCCCAGGCCTCCCAGTGCAGACGCCCGTCCGCAGCGGCGCAGCAGCCTCGGGCGGCCCGGGAGCCGAACTGCTCGGAGCAGAGCGGAGCCGCCAGGCCGGCGCGCTCGGCCATCCCGCCTCACTCGCCCCAGGCCCGCGCGGCGCGCGACGTGGCCGGGACGCGTTTCCGGCGCCGCTACGGCGGCTGCACAGGGACAAGCTTCCTCCCGCCTCTGGGCTCCGGCAGCGGACGCTCCGTCTCGGATCCCCGCTCCCGACCCTCGTTCTCCTAGCATTTTCTGGCGAGGCCGCTAGAGCAATGGGGGCCTGTGGCCGGGTCGGGGGGCGCCTGCACTCCTGGTACCCGCAGCCTCCAGTTAcggggagaaggaaggagcatCCGGGGAGCCTTTGCGCCCCAGGTCCGTGCTGCTGCCGTGCACCCTCGCCCTGCAGGACAGCGAGCCTTGACCTCGCCACTGGTTTATTCCCAGGGTCTTGTGGCCGTGCCCCGCCCCAGGCAGGTGCCAAATACCTACCTGTGGAACGAAACGATTCATTTTCTAAAGAGCCTTTGTAAGgcaggtattatttttttcctcccttacgGACAAAGCTGAGGCTTGTGTATGTGAAGTGACTTCAAgtttacaaaactgaaaatggCAAAAGCATTCATTTAGTcactcaacaaaaatatttagtgagcagcTGCTACTCTTGTAGGCACTGAGGCAAGATTTAAATCTGAGGCTAATGACTTTAGAactattctttctgttttattttgtatttttaagaattactAAATAACAGAGGATACATTCTTGctgtaaaataattcaaacaataaTATAGATAGGTAAGGTCAAACTCTCCCTTGACATTTATCCTTTTTAACATGTCCCAGCAAATACCAGTCAATCCCCAGAAGTAAATATTGTTTACCTTTCTACACAAAGAGAGAGGGAGGTGTGTAGATGGGGAGAGAGATTTACATGTAACCCCCACTCTCATGCGCCCCACTTGCAGCCTGGGGTAGCCCTCTCTACTGTAGCTCATCTCACATTTCTCTGAGATCTTTTCATATCAGCACAGATGTATCtacctcatttattttcatagctGCATGTCATGCCATAGCATGAATATGCCATACGTAGTTTCTATAAAGATCCccctattaatggacatttaggttgattCTGCCTTTTCATTATTACAAACTGGTATGGTAAATTCCTTGTATAGGCCTTTTTGTGCACTGATtatgaatatttctttaaaatagagaCCAAAGCAGAATCACTGGATAGAAGGGTATATATACTTTAATTAGAACAAGTGTTGTCAAATTATTCCTCTAAAAAGTGTTACCAATTTACATACCTAACAGTGTATGAAAATGCACGTTATAATCAAGATACATATATTTCCATTATTTGCAAAAAGTTCCCTTGGGCATCTTTGCATTTTCATCTCCACTCTTGTATTCTGATTCCAGGTAAACACTGACCTGCTTTCCGTCACTATTTTTGTCTAGTCTAGGATTTTATAGGAATAAAATTATACTGTATATGGTctcttttgtctggcttctttgccTCAGCATAATGGTTTTGAGATTTACTCATGTCACAAGTACCAttagtctgttcctttttattgctgagtagtattccattgtatgattatACCCCAATTTGTATATCCACTCACTGGTTATTGGACATTTagtttatttccagtttggggttattatgaataatatattatgaatataaacATTTACATGTAAGTATTTTTATAGACATGAATGTTCATTTCTCACAAACTCCACCTTGGAGTGGTATTGCTGGGTTGCGTGGTAAGTGTATGttgaactttataaaaaattgccaaattgttttccaaagtgttctACCATTTTACACTCTCACTAGCAATGCATGAGAATTCTGGTTGTCCCATATCCTCACTGACACgtaaatagtcttttaaaatttttgtcactGTAGTGAGGATGTAGTTGTATCACATtgtagctttaatttgcatttccctggtaaGTGATAATGTTGATTGTCTTTGCATGTCCTTATcatatttgtatatcttatttgtgaagtgtctgttccaATCTTTTGCCCATGTAAAAAACTGGGTTGTCTTAACATGGAACTATAAGAGTTTACATGTTCTTTGTCAGGTAGTATTGCATTATTTCTCCTAGTGgtaacaaatattttctaccctagaaaaatgaaaatatgttcacacaaaaatctgtacgcagatatttatagcagctctattcatgcTTGCCCCAAACTGCAGGTCGTCTAGATGTCCGTcagtgggtgaatgaataaacagactATGGGGTATCCACGCGAGGCACACTCAGCTATGAAAAGGAACAACTTACTGCTACGTGCAACAAGTCAGGTGAACATTAAGGGtattattctgagtgaaagaagccggTCTTCAAGGTTACGTACTGCATGAAGCCACTACAGGGTGTCCTCAAAACACTGAACTGTAGTCATGGAGAACAGATGAGCACTTGGCAGGGTTTAGGGATGGTGCTGGTTGTGACTACAAAGGGAGAACATGAAGGAGTTTTGGGGgcgatggaaatgttctatatcctGACTGTGGTAGTAGTTACATGAATCTAtgaattaaaattcataaattgtACACCAAAAGGAGATCAATTTTGCTAtatgttaaataagaaaaaaagcaaatcaaaaaacaaaactataaacaaaaaagcaaatcaaCAAACATCTAATAGGTGCCTATGAATGTTGGTTTTTGAGTGCAGAAAGATGTGACAGGAAATAAACACATCTTTAATGCTGGTTACTTTGTAGGGGGAGGGAGCAAAGATGATCACCTTTTCTCagtgtacatttttttgtgttgtttcacTTACCTCAGTACATGGTAATTCTGAAATTTGGAAACcagggaaatatttaaaaagaaaagatgtttctgttttgttgaatACCTGATGATATATTAGAGAACAATATATGTCCTTGCAGAGCACAGCCTGGTGGAGTTCAGTCCTCATGTCTTACAGATGGCTCGTCTGCAAAATGTGACTACTTGCGTAATAGGGTATTTTATAAGGATAAATACTTTAACAGATGcttgaaacagtgcctggcataaatgataaagataatgTAAACTGTTATTAATATATCATCTAGGTGTTGGGACAATAATTGCCATCACAATGTTGTGATAATTTAAAAGTGCCTGTCATGAAATGGGGTCAGgtaatgtttgttttgttaatgtttgGTGCCTGGATCGTGGGGTGTGGGGCAGAGGGCAAGGGTCTGTCCCTGGCCTGGTTTTCTGCCTCTCGCCACTTATCTGTTGTTTCCCAGCTTTGCTATCTTTCTAACTTCAGGGAagcctctccctcctttcccctcccatGCTTGACCTATCACCCGCCTTCAGACCCTGATGCAGGGCGTTTCCCTCTGAAGCTGACACTTGACTCCTCGCGTCCATCTAGCTTGGCACAGAAGAACATACATACCCTGAAAAGTGTGGGTGAAAGCACCTTTCGACCTGAAGGTGAGCCAACCTGGTAGAAGGTGGTTTCAAATCAGGGCAGGATTTGAAAGGTATCTGAGGGAAGTGGTCCTGCCGGTTACCAGGAGTCTTTGAGGGGAGTGGGGAAACGGGGGGAAATACCCGGGGATGAGGGGAAAGGACACTTAAATTGTCTTTCTCTACACAGGCAGATGGCTCTTCTTCAGGCTAATAAAGATCTCATTTCCACAGGAATGAAGGAATTTAATGTTTTGCTGAATCAGCAGGTAAGCCAGGCATTTTGTTTCAAAGGACAGGCCtggtgtggtggggggtggggggtgaggacagagaagggaggaTAATTGGGAGTGGGGAGAGTAATGGTGGAATTGATAGAAACAACTAGAGACGGAATACAGAGAAAAGAGGGTGTCCGGGTTTGAGGGTTATTCCTGAATGACACTGCTGACCACACTAtccccccgcccacccccaggTCTTCACTGACCCTCCAATCGCTGAAGAAGCCATGGTTACTGTACTGGACGACTGGGTGAACTTCTACCTCAACTATTACAGGCAGCAGGTGGTGGGAGAAGAGCAGGAGCAGGACAGGGCTGTGCAGGAGCTGGGGCAACAGCTGAGAAGGTTGTGCGCCCCTTTCCTGGACAAGTATAAGGCCTTCCTGAAGTCTCTGTGAGCGCCAAGCTTTTCTCCTGGCCCAGGGAGCTAGGCCTGCGCCTCCCAGAAACCCCGAAATCCTGCCTCTGAATCGTCCAAGTCCTCAGGCTCTGCTCCTTCTTGATGTTACTCCACCTCGACACCCCAATAAAGACTCACACTGGTATTGCTCATCTTCCTGGCTCTTCTTTGATTGTCGGTCCCTGACTCGGTCCCTTTTCCTTCAGACCCGCCTGTAAAAGCGGCTCTGGTCTCTGGAGTCTCCATCTCAGCCCTGTGCCCCTTCCTAACCAGGGCGCAGAGAGAGGGCAGGGTGGCCCCTTGCATCGCGGGGCTGACTGGTGGGACCCGGGCGCCCCAGGAGGACTCCCTGGGTGGGGGTGCTCGGGCTCTCCGGGCCGGGGGTTTCTCTGCCGCGGCCTACGGGTGTCGCTGCTTCGTTGCGAGCCTGGAACAGCAGCGGCGGCAGGGCCGACAAGCGCGGGTCACCGCAGGCTGGGGCGCCGGGGCCGCTGCACTCCCCGCCTGTCCCGTGCCTCCGGTGGGCGCCTGGCCTCCTCCGCCCCGC encodes:
- the AHSP gene encoding alpha-hemoglobin-stabilizing protein, which produces MALLQANKDLISTGMKEFNVLLNQQVFTDPPIAEEAMVTVLDDWVNFYLNYYRQQVVGEEQEQDRAVQELGQQLRRLCAPFLDKYKAFLKSL